The proteins below are encoded in one region of Pangasianodon hypophthalmus isolate fPanHyp1 chromosome 6, fPanHyp1.pri, whole genome shotgun sequence:
- the LOC113526458 gene encoding carbohydrate sulfotransferase 1 translates to MQCSWKAVILLALASIAIQYTAIRTFTSKSFQLCPVPIQQNCSLSGQEAESLFERGCDEYTYFSFNTSRKTHILVLATTRSGSSFVGQLLNQHSDIFYLFEPLYHVQTALIPRLSHSRNAADRRVMLGASRDLLRSLYGCDLHFLENYIKPPPTNHTTDKLFRRGASRALCSQPVCDAFSPGETNVEEGDCVKKCASLNMTLAAESCRDKRHVAIKIVRVPEIGDLRALVEDPRLNLKVIQLVRDPRGILASRIETFRDTYRLWRIWRATGRKPYNLDLTQLTVVCEDFLSSVSTGLSHPYWLKGKYMLVRYEDLARNPLQKTKDIYDYLGLSMDKNVVDWIQANTRGSNELLTKHKYGTVRDSAANAESWRLKLSFDMVDYTQSVCQKILHRLGYKSVKSAEELKNMSISLVADKVFVPFL, encoded by the coding sequence ATGCAATGTTCTTGGAAGGCTGTGATACTGCTAGCCTTGGCCTCCATTGCCATCCAGTACACGGCCATCCGGACCTTCACATCCAAGTCTTTCCAGCTCTGCCCTGTGCCAATCCAACAGAACTGCAGCCTGAGTGGCCAGGAAGCAGAAAGCCTTTTCGAGCGTGGATGCGATGAATATACTTACTTTAGTTTCAACACATCACGCAAGACCCACATCCTGGTGTTAGCCACAACTCGCAGTGGCTCGTCATTTGTGGGGCAGCTCCTGAATCAGCACTCGGATATCTTCTACCTGTTCGAGCCGCTTTACCATGTCCAGACGGCTCTGATTCCTCGTCTCTCCCACAGCCGGAATGCGGCTGACAGGCGAGTGATGCTGGGAGCCAGCCGGGACTTGCTGCGAAGCCTCTATGGATGTGACTTGCACTTTCTGGAAAACTACATCAAACCACCACCAACCAACCACACCACCGACAAGTTGTTCCGTCGCGGGGCCAGCCGAGCGCTCTGCTCCCAGCCTGTCTGTGATGCCTTCAGTCCTGGTGAGACAAACGTAGAGGAGGGTGactgtgtgaaaaagtgtgCGAGTCTCAACATGACACTTGCCGCCGAGTCTTGCCGGGATAAGCGGCATGTTGCCATAAAGATCGTTCGGGTACCTGAAATAGGGGATTTGCGGGCACTGGTGGAGGATCCACGGCTCAACCTGAAGGTCATCCAGCTGGTCAGAGACCCACGAGGAATCCTCGCCTCACGTATCGAGACCTTCCGGGACACGTACCGTCTGTGGAGGATCTGGAGGGCAACCGGAAGGAAACCCTACAACCTGGATTTGACTCAGCTGACAGTAGTGTGTGAGGACTTCTTGAGCTCGGTTTCTACAGGACTCAGCCACCCATATTGGCTTAAGGGGAAGTACATGCTGGTGCGATATGAGGACTTAGCAAGGAACCCGCTCCAGAAAACCAAGGATATCTATGACTACCTTGGGTTATCAATGGACAAAAACGTAGTAGACTGGATTCAGGCAAACACCAGGGGGAGTAATGAGCTCTTGACCAAACACAAGTATGGAACAGTGAGAGATTCGGCGGCTAACGCTGAGAGCTGGAGGCTCAAACTGTCCTTTGACATGGTAGActacacacagtctgtgtgcCAAAAGATATTACACAGGCTGGGCTATAAAAGTGTCAAGTCCGCTGAGGAACTGAAAAATATGTCCATCTCGCTTGTGGCGGACAAAGTTTTTGTACCGTTTTTATAA